From Mucilaginibacter rubeus, a single genomic window includes:
- a CDS encoding 2'-5' RNA ligase family protein, protein MSIYEDYLMLLSPPETVKHEIARYKKASARLIGNYKSMDSPAHISIQHLERQKPFMADKNLELMEQALNILPPVLLHLDGFYHFSHLHNRMTIYASIRATPATDEWFNTLKKKLRIKKNLIPHITVVRDIPEKDFDALWPHFRHKKLLEPFWVKELTILKRDTLDAFAKWDKFKVFEFKNMAGPGYTRDELELLKVGDPDQINLFN, encoded by the coding sequence ATGAGTATATATGAAGACTACCTGATGTTATTGTCGCCGCCCGAAACGGTGAAACATGAGATTGCACGCTACAAAAAAGCATCAGCGAGACTTATCGGCAATTATAAAAGTATGGATTCGCCGGCTCATATATCTATCCAGCATCTGGAAAGACAAAAGCCTTTTATGGCCGATAAAAACCTGGAATTAATGGAACAAGCATTGAATATTTTGCCACCAGTATTGTTGCACCTTGATGGATTTTATCACTTCTCCCATCTGCACAACCGCATGACTATTTATGCCAGTATCCGCGCCACCCCTGCTACTGATGAATGGTTTAACACCTTAAAAAAGAAGCTGCGCATCAAAAAGAATCTTATCCCACACATAACGGTAGTGCGCGACATCCCTGAAAAAGATTTTGATGCGCTTTGGCCCCATTTCAGGCATAAAAAGCTGCTTGAACCATTTTGGGTAAAAGAGCTTACCATATTAAAACGCGATACGCTTGACGCTTTTGCCAAATGGGATAAGTTTAAAGTTTTTGAGTTTAAAAACATGGCCGGCCCGGGCTATACCCGCGATGAACTGGAACTACTTAAAGTCGGCGATCCCGATCAAATCAATTTGTTTAATTAA
- a CDS encoding RNA polymerase sigma factor yields MANKEAAFKQIYEANSKKIFHLCYGYTGDDDAANDLLQETFLKVWQNLDKFRNQAMISTWIYRIAVNTCLTYLRSEKRQAKDELTPQLAETKREELSDKNEQVALLYKCISKLEESERIIITMVLDEVPYPEIAEISGISEGNLRVKIYRIKQKLTELYNQYERL; encoded by the coding sequence GTGGCCAACAAAGAAGCAGCATTCAAGCAGATATATGAAGCTAATTCTAAAAAGATATTCCATCTGTGCTATGGTTATACCGGCGATGACGATGCTGCCAACGACCTGCTACAGGAAACCTTTTTAAAGGTTTGGCAAAATTTAGACAAATTCCGTAACCAGGCCATGATATCAACCTGGATTTACCGGATTGCTGTAAATACCTGTTTAACCTATTTGCGCTCGGAAAAACGCCAGGCCAAAGACGAGCTTACTCCACAATTAGCAGAAACAAAGCGCGAAGAACTATCGGATAAAAACGAGCAGGTTGCTTTACTATATAAGTGTATTTCAAAACTGGAAGAATCAGAAAGGATTATTATAACCATGGTACTTGATGAGGTGCCATACCCCGAAATTGCCGAAATTTCGGGTATATCAGAAGGGAACTTGAGGGTGAAAATTTATCGTATTAAACAAAAATTAACAGAGTTATATAACCAGTATGAAAGACTTTGA
- a CDS encoding sensor histidine kinase — MKFFRKYIFPALYGLLVYFTIRLLHDTDLGQHFWKRDFYVNGIEMACSILVGYLAIYLFEWLFRYYDSHWGAPLSYRDVVRELIILVGVNLILVNVVFVPMDMALHVTQGIDELMPWADVADINMIPTLYAIIYYGVARSSTWLKAYVNNKMQLEKLTNDQLETELKFLKAQYHPHFLFNALNTIYFQMDEDVPGAKKSTELLSSLLRYQLYDQQQQVTVKQELEYLENYIRLQQIRASSRMQLNVHFDERLSDQLIYPLLLLPLVENAFKYIGGAYKITIDGSIIDGKFVFKVYNDVPVNMKAPDNYSGIGLENLSRRLQLLYPGKHQLNTGRENDHYTAVLELNI; from the coding sequence ATGAAATTTTTCAGGAAATACATTTTTCCGGCATTGTATGGCCTGTTGGTATATTTTACCATCAGGCTGTTACATGATACAGACCTTGGCCAGCATTTTTGGAAAAGGGATTTCTATGTCAATGGCATTGAAATGGCCTGTTCGATATTGGTGGGCTATCTGGCAATCTATCTTTTTGAGTGGCTTTTTAGGTACTATGACAGTCATTGGGGTGCGCCATTATCTTACCGGGACGTTGTACGGGAACTGATCATCTTGGTAGGTGTAAACCTAATATTGGTAAACGTTGTATTTGTCCCGATGGATATGGCCCTGCACGTAACCCAGGGTATTGATGAACTAATGCCCTGGGCAGATGTGGCCGATATTAATATGATACCCACTTTGTACGCTATTATTTATTACGGCGTTGCGCGTAGCAGCACCTGGCTGAAGGCCTACGTAAATAATAAGATGCAACTGGAAAAATTAACCAATGATCAGCTGGAAACCGAACTGAAGTTTTTAAAGGCGCAATACCATCCGCATTTTTTGTTTAACGCCTTAAACACCATCTATTTTCAGATGGATGAAGATGTGCCCGGCGCAAAAAAAAGTACAGAACTACTGTCAAGTTTGTTGCGTTATCAGCTTTATGATCAGCAACAACAGGTAACTGTAAAACAGGAGCTGGAGTACCTGGAAAATTATATCAGGCTGCAACAGATACGGGCGAGCAGCAGAATGCAGTTGAATGTTCATTTTGATGAACGCTTAAGCGATCAATTAATTTATCCGTTGCTTTTATTGCCGCTGGTTGAAAACGCCTTTAAATACATTGGCGGAGCGTACAAAATAACCATTGATGGAAGCATTATCGATGGTAAGTTTGTATTTAAAGTTTATAACGATGTACCGGTAAATATGAAAGCGCCGGATAATTACAGCGGCATTGGTTTAGAAAACCTGAGCCGGAGGTTGCAACTACTTTATCCGGGCAAACATCAGCTCAACACAGGTCGTGAGAATGATCATTATACCGCAGTACTTGAATTGAATATATAA
- a CDS encoding LytR/AlgR family response regulator transcription factor: protein MALISCIITDDEPFARKGLEGYVTKAGFFDLKAQCEDAMELGALLTQQSVDLLFLDIQMPHLTGVEFIRSMPNPPKVIFTTAFKEYATDGFDLDVLDYLLKPIPFERFMKAAFKAKDYFDLRNNAGTVDYIFVKSNGKLEKIIFDDVLFIKGMENYVEIYTSARKIITHSTLRAFADKLPARKFMQTHKSYIIASNKITSIEGNMLNIGEFEVPISRQLKDQVLHALINQNR from the coding sequence ATGGCATTAATTAGCTGCATTATTACCGACGATGAGCCCTTTGCCCGTAAAGGGCTGGAGGGCTACGTTACAAAAGCCGGATTTTTTGATCTGAAAGCTCAATGTGAAGATGCTATGGAATTGGGCGCTTTGCTGACACAACAATCTGTTGATCTGTTGTTTCTTGATATCCAGATGCCGCATTTAACAGGTGTTGAGTTTATCCGTTCGATGCCAAATCCGCCAAAAGTGATATTTACTACCGCGTTTAAAGAATACGCTACCGATGGTTTTGATCTGGATGTGCTCGACTACCTGCTTAAACCTATACCGTTTGAGCGCTTTATGAAGGCAGCTTTTAAAGCTAAAGACTATTTTGATTTGAGAAATAACGCGGGCACAGTTGATTACATCTTTGTTAAAAGCAATGGCAAGCTCGAAAAGATAATTTTCGACGATGTGTTATTTATCAAAGGAATGGAGAATTATGTTGAGATCTATACATCTGCCCGTAAAATAATAACTCATAGTACCCTGCGGGCTTTCGCCGATAAGCTGCCGGCCCGTAAATTTATGCAAACGCATAAGTCGTACATAATCGCCAGTAATAAAATTACCTCTATAGAAGGGAACATGCTGAATATTGGCGAATTTGAAGTGCCAATTAGCAGGCAGTTAAAAGATCAGGTGTTGCATGCGCTGATTAATCAAAACAGATGA
- a CDS encoding GNAT family N-acetyltransferase — MTIQDFDIQVATAQHVDYATMICDEMAESAKARGTGIATRSPEYVANKMLEGKAVIALHKDGTWAGFCYIETWSHGDFVANSGLIVNPQFRKAGLAKAIKHRIFQLSRTKYPDAKIFGLTTGLAVMKINSELGYEPVTYSELTQDENFWAGCKSCVNFDILTSKGRKNCMCTAMLFDPAEKQKEYEEKMQRITHKATLLERIENAIKKRIKHDV; from the coding sequence ATGACAATACAAGATTTTGATATTCAGGTTGCTACTGCACAGCATGTAGACTATGCTACCATGATATGCGATGAAATGGCCGAATCGGCCAAAGCTCGCGGAACCGGTATAGCTACACGCTCGCCCGAATATGTTGCTAATAAAATGCTGGAAGGCAAAGCTGTTATAGCTCTTCATAAAGATGGCACCTGGGCCGGTTTCTGCTATATTGAAACCTGGAGCCATGGCGACTTTGTTGCCAACTCGGGCCTTATAGTTAATCCACAGTTTCGTAAAGCGGGATTAGCTAAAGCTATTAAACACCGCATTTTTCAGTTATCGCGCACCAAATATCCTGATGCCAAAATATTCGGCTTAACAACCGGTTTAGCGGTAATGAAAATCAACTCGGAGCTTGGCTACGAACCGGTAACCTACTCTGAACTTACCCAGGACGAAAACTTTTGGGCAGGCTGCAAAAGCTGCGTAAACTTTGACATTTTAACCAGCAAAGGCCGCAAAAACTGCATGTGTACCGCCATGCTTTTTGATCCAGCCGAAAAACAAAAAGAGTACGAAGAAAAGATGCAGCGGATCACGCATAAGGCAACATTGCTTGAGCGCATTGAGAACGCAATTAAAAAACGTATAAAACAC
- the dinB gene encoding DNA polymerase IV — translation MEAKRHIVHIDLDSFFVSVERKFHPELIGKPVIIGGSPERGVVASCSYEARAFGVHSAMPTKQALKLCPHAILIRGSHGRYGEASREVTQIIHDTVPLYQKTSVDEFYIDYTGMDRFFDCYHEATKLRQKIIKDTGLPISFGMASGKTIAKMATNQAKPNGQMFVKHGDELKFLAPLNIGKIPGLGESTRNKLYQYGIEKIGDLQRTNIRFLETIFGRYGHSLWEKANGIDHSEIVSHSDRKSISTEHTFHTNVSDPRTLETTLVSMTEELSSKLRRENKLSSCLAIKLRYGNFETHTQQQKIALTAAEHILIPGVKNLLKMAWDQHRPIRLIGVRLSDLCTGSYQINLFEDNEERIKLYQAMDQINFKFGDKTICRAAGMEIGTRNFNPFMRG, via the coding sequence GTGGAAGCTAAACGTCATATCGTTCATATCGACCTTGATTCATTCTTCGTTTCGGTGGAGCGGAAGTTTCATCCCGAACTGATCGGTAAGCCGGTGATCATAGGTGGTTCGCCCGAAAGGGGAGTAGTGGCGTCATGTAGTTACGAGGCGAGGGCATTTGGTGTGCACTCGGCTATGCCAACCAAGCAGGCGCTTAAGCTTTGTCCGCATGCCATCCTCATCAGAGGTTCACACGGACGCTATGGCGAAGCTTCGCGCGAGGTTACACAGATCATTCATGATACTGTTCCTTTGTATCAAAAAACATCGGTTGATGAGTTTTACATCGATTATACCGGGATGGACCGCTTTTTTGACTGCTACCACGAAGCTACTAAGCTGAGACAGAAGATCATTAAAGACACCGGGTTGCCAATCTCCTTCGGCATGGCATCGGGCAAAACCATTGCTAAAATGGCTACCAATCAGGCCAAGCCCAACGGGCAAATGTTTGTAAAGCATGGCGATGAGCTGAAGTTTTTAGCTCCGCTTAATATAGGTAAGATTCCCGGCCTGGGCGAGAGCACCCGTAATAAGTTATATCAATATGGCATTGAGAAAATTGGCGATCTGCAGCGTACGAATATTCGTTTTTTGGAAACAATTTTTGGCAGGTATGGTCATTCGCTTTGGGAAAAAGCTAACGGTATAGACCATAGCGAAATCGTATCTCATTCCGATAGGAAATCCATTAGCACAGAACATACTTTTCATACCAATGTATCTGATCCCCGTACGCTTGAAACCACGCTGGTGTCCATGACTGAGGAGCTGTCGTCCAAATTACGGCGGGAAAATAAGCTTTCGTCTTGCCTGGCTATCAAACTACGTTATGGCAATTTTGAAACACATACCCAGCAACAAAAAATAGCGCTTACTGCAGCAGAGCATATCCTGATTCCCGGCGTTAAGAATTTGCTGAAAATGGCCTGGGACCAGCACCGGCCAATCAGGCTGATAGGCGTGCGCTTAAGCGATCTCTGCACAGGAAGCTACCAAATCAATCTGTTTGAAGATAATGAGGAACGCATTAAACTTTACCAGGCCATGGATCAGATCAATTTTAAATTCGGGGATAAGACCATCTGTCGTGCCGCAGGAATGGAAATCGGCACAAGGAATTTTAATCCGTTTATGCGAGGCTGA
- a CDS encoding acyltransferase family protein, whose amino-acid sequence METTQRQTYLDWLRILSILGVLFFHSAMPFVAEDGWHIKNHETSNLMMESNHFLHLFRMPLLFFISGTVSYYMMQRRSTLSFIGLRFRRLFIPLLVGMFIIVPPQIYMERLVNGYKGSFLDFYPSTFSFQPYPKGNFSWHHLWFIAYLFIYDLIFAPLFAWMISPKSDGFKQKLTVLATGKWVYLLMLPGILWFTFTSWDLPETNDLIHDGSYFVYWLFFLLAGFICILQPKLMDSLERNRRFALTIGFLSLMMWEVMRWNGVEPLHANWPFQNIAFSYAFTALRPIIAWGWVLALVGYGKHYFNRSHKVLGYLNQAVYPFYILHQTVIVLVAYYIVQVQNESILSKYIYTVGITFFVSVLIYHLLIRPYNLARFLFGMKPKDKPEALSANTVTELKPQPVLSV is encoded by the coding sequence ATGGAAACCACACAACGTCAAACTTACCTCGATTGGTTGAGGATTCTGTCAATATTAGGGGTGTTATTTTTTCACTCGGCAATGCCTTTTGTTGCTGAAGATGGCTGGCATATTAAAAACCACGAAACCAGCAACCTCATGATGGAGTCAAATCATTTTTTGCACCTTTTTCGCATGCCGCTGCTCTTTTTTATTTCAGGTACCGTGAGTTACTACATGATGCAGCGGCGTTCTACGCTCAGTTTTATCGGCTTGCGCTTCCGCCGGCTTTTTATTCCGCTTTTGGTGGGCATGTTCATCATTGTACCGCCGCAAATTTATATGGAACGCTTAGTCAATGGTTACAAAGGATCGTTCCTGGATTTCTACCCCAGTACATTTAGTTTTCAGCCTTATCCCAAAGGAAATTTTAGTTGGCACCACCTTTGGTTTATCGCCTACCTTTTTATTTACGATCTGATATTCGCACCATTGTTCGCCTGGATGATCTCGCCAAAAAGTGACGGATTTAAACAAAAACTAACTGTGTTGGCTACCGGAAAATGGGTTTATTTATTGATGCTTCCCGGAATCCTCTGGTTTACTTTTACCAGTTGGGACCTCCCCGAAACTAACGACCTGATACATGATGGCAGTTACTTTGTTTACTGGTTGTTTTTTCTGCTGGCGGGTTTTATTTGTATCCTGCAGCCCAAACTGATGGATAGCCTTGAACGCAACCGTCGTTTTGCATTAACCATTGGCTTTTTAAGTTTGATGATGTGGGAAGTCATGCGTTGGAACGGCGTTGAACCATTGCATGCCAACTGGCCTTTTCAAAATATTGCATTCTCTTATGCCTTTACTGCATTAAGGCCAATTATCGCCTGGGGATGGGTGCTTGCTTTGGTTGGCTATGGTAAACATTATTTTAACCGCAGTCACAAAGTGCTCGGTTATTTAAACCAGGCGGTATATCCATTTTACATATTGCACCAAACCGTTATTGTTTTAGTGGCTTATTATATTGTACAGGTTCAAAATGAAAGTATCCTTTCCAAATACATTTATACTGTGGGTATTACCTTTTTTGTATCTGTACTTATTTATCATTTGCTGATAAGGCCTTATAATTTAGCCCGCTTTTTGTTTGGCATGAAACCCAAGGATAAGCCGGAAGCGTTGTCGGCCAATACGGTAACTGAACTTAAGCCACAACCTGTCCTTTCTGTTTGA
- a CDS encoding YpdA family putative bacillithiol disulfide reductase — MLDILIIGGGPIGLACGLAAQKAGLSFVIIEKGTLVNSLYNYPSTMTFFSTSEKLEIGGVPFVTTHTKPNRADALEYYRRVALSNNLPIHLFEEVTEVKPEDGHYMITTKKDTYRAKKVILSTGFYDIAVNLDIPGEELPKVKHYYQDPHYYTLQKVVVVGSSNSAIDVALETYRKGADVTLVIRDSEVSHRVKYWVRPDIINRIKEGSIKVYFNSNLEAVRETEVDIKTPDGLITIPNDFVMAMTGYKPNFEFLKKLGIILSEDKFIPQYNPETMETNMPGLYLAGVVCGGLDTHLWFIENSRIHADMIIADIMAGR; from the coding sequence ATGCTCGATATACTCATTATTGGCGGCGGTCCTATTGGTTTGGCTTGCGGACTTGCAGCACAAAAAGCCGGTTTAAGTTTTGTTATCATTGAAAAAGGCACGCTGGTAAACTCGTTGTACAACTACCCTTCAACCATGACTTTTTTTTCCACCTCAGAGAAACTGGAAATTGGCGGGGTGCCATTTGTTACAACTCATACCAAACCAAACCGCGCTGATGCGCTTGAATATTACCGCCGCGTAGCCTTATCCAACAACTTGCCCATTCATCTTTTTGAGGAAGTTACTGAGGTAAAGCCCGAAGATGGCCACTATATGATCACCACAAAAAAGGATACCTATCGTGCTAAAAAAGTGATCCTATCAACTGGGTTTTATGACATAGCAGTTAACCTTGATATCCCCGGCGAAGAGTTGCCTAAAGTAAAACACTACTACCAGGATCCACATTATTACACCCTGCAAAAGGTAGTTGTAGTGGGTTCAAGCAATTCGGCTATCGACGTCGCACTCGAAACTTACCGTAAAGGAGCCGATGTTACGCTGGTGATCCGCGACAGCGAAGTAAGCCACAGGGTTAAATATTGGGTAAGGCCCGATATCATTAACCGTATTAAAGAAGGCAGCATCAAAGTTTATTTCAATTCCAATTTGGAAGCCGTTCGTGAAACCGAGGTAGATATCAAAACTCCCGATGGACTCATTACTATACCCAATGATTTTGTGATGGCGATGACCGGCTACAAACCCAATTTTGAGTTTTTGAAAAAGCTTGGCATCATCCTTTCCGAAGATAAATTTATCCCTCAGTACAACCCCGAAACCATGGAAACAAATATGCCCGGTTTATACCTTGCAGGAGTTGTTTGCGGCGGCCTGGATACGCACCTTTGGTTCATTGAAAACTCACGCATCCACGCGGATATGATTATTGCGGATATTATGGCTGGTAGGTGA